One stretch of Chryseobacterium fluminis DNA includes these proteins:
- a CDS encoding DinB family protein gives MADFPHFVNHATYHRGQLVTLLRQTGFTDFSNTDLATYFIKK, from the coding sequence TTGGCAGACTTTCCCCACTTTGTCAATCATGCAACCTATCATCGCGGGCAACTTGTGACACTACTAAGGCAAACAGGATTTACAGATTTCTCCAATACGGACCTGGCCACTTACTTTATCAAAAAATAA